One Thiocapsa sp. genomic window, AACGTGCCTTGCTCGATCTCGTTCGGAAATCGCGGCGGCGGGATCTGAGGGCGGACATCCTGCCGGCCCCCGGGATCTCCTTCCCGGTCGGGCTCGGTTACAACGAGCGACTGTCCGGATTTGTGCGCGTTGATTGGGATTGTCGACGGGCCGCCGAGTCGTCGCCGTCACTTGCCCGTGCCGTCAGACGCGTTGCCGGTTTCGACGCGATGGTTCCGTCGCGATCACCGTCGGCTTCATGAGGGGCGACGTGAGCGCACAAACGAAACGAGGCGAGCGCGCCGCCTACGCCCATCCCACCCGCGGCTTCGGCGTGCCGGCGACCTCCGACCCGCATCATTTCGTGGTCGAAATTCCACGCGGCAACACCGCGCCGATCCTGATTCGCGAGCACCTCGGCATGGGCTCGGAGAGCGTTCGCGAGCAGGTCATCGACCGCGTGCTCCTGGAGCGTCCGCGTTGGACCGCGATCCGTGCCGAGGTGCAGCGTGCCTTCAATGCCCGGCTCGCGGAGCACAACCTGGCCGGCGGCACCTGGAAGGTGGGCGAGACCCCGGTCGATCGTCTGCTGGGCAAGGAGCTGTGCGTCCTGGCGTGGGCGGTCGAGCGTCTCGATCCCGAGAAGATCCGCGTGGCGGTGCGCAACTGGCTCGCGTTGCGCCCGGAAGAACGCTGGTGGTTGTTCGGCATGACGTCGGTCGCGACCGGCGGTGTACTGGACGCAGAGAAGGGATGGCGCGTCGCGTTGCGCTACGCCTTGGGGGATGTGGCCCAGAATGCCCAGTTGAAGACCCGGATCCTCCTGGATCAGGTCGGACCGCAAGAGCAGGGAACGCTGTCGCTGTTCCAGGATTGACGCCCTCCTCAGCCGTCATCAAGATGACGTGCTTCACGACTGTGCCGATGTGCGATTGGTGGTTGGTTGGGTTCGTGAAGCGGAGCTTCGTCTCTCGGGTCGCGAAGCGGGAGCTTCGCGACCAGGGCAAGCGGGAGCTTGGCGACTAGGGCACCAGGGCAATGATCGATAACATTCTGCCTCCGACTCGACTGACCCTGGTGACGCAGCTCCCGCTGCGTCACCACGAGCTGAAGCTCTGCTTCACGACTGTGCCGATGAGCGATTGGTGGTTGGTTGGGTTCGTGAAGCGGAGCTTCGTCTCTCGGGTTGCGAAGCGGGAGCTTCGCGACCAGGGCAACCCTAAGTTCTTTATTTGCTGACTCGTTTTTCTCTTTTCTCTTTCTTCTCCGTGACTCCGTGTCTCCGTGGGAGATTAAGAGCCTTTGGACTCGCAACGCGATGATGGTTGAATCACACACGGATACGGCAGACGGAGAATCGCGGCTCGAGCCTTTCGCGTTGAGAGACGCCCCTGCGCTGATCGAGGCGGTTTTTCCGGCACAGAAGATCTCGTTCGAGGCACAGCGTGAGCGTAAGGCCGGGGCAGGGCAGACGCTGACTGCGCTCGGGTCCTACTGGAAGGGCCGTAAGCCGCTCATCCTGGTGCGGGCCATCCTGCTCGGCAGCCTCTTGCCCCAGACGGATGATCCGGAGCAGGACCTGGAGATCTTCGAGCAGTTGATGGCCTTCGACACCGCCGGACTCGCCCGGCGCGAGCCGAAGATCAGCGTGACGGAGCTTGCCCGGCGTCTGACGCTCGCGGATACCAGGCGCTACTTCGCCGCGTCTTACGAGGGTAAGGCGGCCACGCAGCAAGACTTGGCCTGTCTGCAGTGTCCGTTTGAACCCGACGATTATCCTGGACTCACCATTCGCTGGCGTCGCGACATCGATGAGGCCGACAAGCTGGATCTGCTGGCCCAGGCGCTGGCGACCTATCCCACCTACGAGGAACGCGCGGGACTCTGTAAACGCCCGGAGGAGCTGGAGCAGTCCGCGCTTTATGCCCCGATCTGGCTCGCCGTGAACGCCCATCTGGGCCGCTTCGGCATTGAGGCCCACTCGCATCAGGAGTTGGTCGAGCAGCTCGGCATCCTGCGCTTCGGACATCGGCCGAAGGTCGGCGACACCTTCTGCGGCGGGGGTTCCATCCCCTTCGAGGCCGCGCGGTTGGGCTGCGATGTCTATGCCTCGGACCTCAACCCGATCGCATGCATGCTGACCTGGGGGGCGCTCAACATCATCGGCGCCTCGCCCCAAAAGCGCGCCGAGATCGAGCGGGCCCAACGCGAAGTCGCGACAAGGGTCGATCGGATTGTCACGAAACTGGGCATCGAGCACGACAGTGCAGGCAATCGGGCCAAAGCCTATCTCTACTGTCTGGAAACGCGCTGCCCGGAGACCGGCTGGATGGTGCCGATGGCGCCGAGCTGGGTCATTTCGAAGACCCACAATGTGATTGCTCGGCTGGTCCCCGATCATGCGAGCAAGCGGTTCGACATCGAGATCCTCACCGGCGTCTCGGTCGACGAGATGCGGACTGCCGAGCTTGGCACGGTGCACGACGGCAATCTCGTCTACGCGCTCGACGGCAAGACCTATCGCACGCCGATCAAGACCATCCGTGGCGATTATCGCGACGCCGACGGCAGTACCGCCAACCGGCTTCGCCGCTGGGAGCAGCACGACTTCAAGCCGCGCCCGGACGACATCTTTCAGGAGCGGCTGTACTGCATCCAATGGATTACGCGCGAAACCCTCGATGCGCATCGTCCGACGACCTTCTTCGCCGCTGTGACCGCGGCGGATCTGGACCGCGAGCGTAGGGTCGAGGCGATCGTCGCCGGGCATCTGGCGCGCTGGCAGGATGAAGGACTGGTGCCTGATATGCCGATCGAGCCGGGCGACAAGACCGATGAGCCGATTCGAACGCGCGGCTGGATGTATTGGCATCAGCTTTTCGATCCGCGCACGCTCCTGATGGGGGCCTTGCTGAACCAGTCCGGTACTCGGGCGATCGACAAGTTCAACGTCAGCATATTTTTGGATAATTCCGGCCGACTGGTCCGTTGGCATACGACACCTCCGCACAAAGCCGGTGGTGGACGCGATCTGCCTGCAAACGTGTTTTCTAATCAGGCGCTCAATACGCTCTTCAACTTCGCCGTGCGATCCTGGTGGTCGGCAAATAACGTACTGAGGTACGACTACCCTGGTGATCGACGCATTGAGTCGATCACGACTGTAGTGGCCCTTGATGCCCGCGAGATCGTCGGCGATGCCGATCTATTTTTGACCGATCCTCCATACGCCGATGCGGTGCACTACCACGAGATCAGCGAGTTCTTCATCGCCTGGCTCCGCAAAAACCCGCCACCACCCTTCGACCAGTGGACCTGGGACTCGCGCCGAGACCTCGCCATCAAAGGCTCCGGCGATGACTTCCGCCGCGGCATGGTCGACGCCTACAAGGCGATGACCGAGCACATGCCGGACAACGGCATGCAATGCGTGATGTTCACCCACCAGGACACCGGCGTCTGGTCCGACATGGTGAGCATCTTCTGGGCCGCCGGTCTGCAGGTGGTTGGCGCCTGGTACATCGCCACCGAAACCACATCGGAGCTCAAGAAGGGCGGCTATGTCCAGGGCACCGTGATCCTGATGCTGCGCAAGCGCCCCGCCGGCGAGCGACCCGGCTTCAAGCAACTCATCCTTCCCGAGGTGAAACGCGAGGTCGATGCCCAGATCAAACAGATGCTGCATCTCAACACCGAGACCGAGGCCCGCATGGGCGCGCCGGTCTTCAACGACTCGGACCTGCAGATGGCCGGCTACGCGGCGGCGCTCAAGGTCTTGACCGGCTACACCAGCCTCGGCGGCGAGGATGTGACCGCCTTTGCCCTGCGTCCGCGCCGCAAGGGCGAGACCACGGTGGTCGACGAGATCGTCGAGCAGGCGGCCGAGACCGCCAACGGTTTGCTCGTTCCCGAGGGACTGGAGCGCGAGACCTGGCAGGCCATCGGCGGCATCCAGCGCTTCTACCTGCGCATGCTCGACATGGAGACCACCGGGGCGTCCAAGCTCGACAACTACCAGAACTTCGCCAAGGCGTTCCGGGTCGACGACTATGCGGCGGTGATGGCGAGCACCAAACCGAACGCGGCGCGGCTAAAATCGGTCACCGAATTCAAGCCGCGCGATCTCACCGACCGCACCGAGCTCGGGGCTACCCCGCTCGCGGCGCTGGTCATCGCCGTGCAAGAGTTCCTGGCCGACAAGGATCCCGAGGTCGTCATGGCCAATCTGCGCGACGCGATCCCGGACTATCTCCACCGTCGCCCGCTGCTGGTCGACATGACCGCCTTCATCGCCGCCAAGGCCCGCGGACCGGAGATCCGGCGCGCCGCGGAGGCGATCGCCAGCCGGATGCGCCATCAGCGGTTTCTGTAAAACCCGGGATCTCTCACAACGCGAGTGACTGAATAACGGAGGGAGGCATGATGCAACTGGTCATCGACTATCCGGATGCGCTGCCGGATGCACTTCGAGTGAGCCGCAACGAGTTCGAACAGGAGGCCCGCATGGCAATGGCCGTGAAGCTGTTCGAGCTGGGTCGCCTCACGAGCGGGCAAGCGGCGCAACTGGCCGGTGTGCCCCGCGTTGCCTTTATACTCGATCTGCATCGCTATGGAGTCTCCCCGATCCAGATCACGCCGGATGAGCTGGCCGAAGACTTCGCCAATGCCTGAAGCGAACCGTCGGATCGTGATGGATACCTCGCCACTGCTTGCCTTGTGTGCAGCGTGCGGTGATTTTTCCGTGCTCCGAACGATCTACGACAGCGCGATCGTGCCTTACGAGGTCGCCGAGGCGATTCGTCTTGCGGGTCATGTGATCGCACCCGGTCCGTCTGTGCTCGGCGGCGAAGACTGATGTCTAAATTGGATGGAACCTATTTTCGCGAGCTGTTGCCGGTGGATGATCCACCTCGGCCCGCCAATGACTGTGGCGATCTGAAGGCGCTGTTGGCGGGATTGACGGAGGGTCTCACTGCGGAGGATCTGCAGCGTGCTCGGGACTTCGGTCGGGGTGATCCGGAATGGGCTTCCTGATCGATACCAATATCCTGTCGGAAGTGCAGAAAGGCGCCCGTGCCGATCCCGGCGTGCGTGCCTGGTAATCGCCTTGACCATCCGCCGCTTCTCTTCCCGCACCACGCCGCTGGACCAGGGCTTTCTTGCCGACCAGCTCCAAGGAGCCCGCAGCTATCACCGCATCGCCGGCTACTTCACCAGCTCGCTGTTCGAGGTCGCGCATGAATGGCTGGAGTCGGTGGCGGACGTGCGCATCGTCTGCAACGTCGATCTCTCGCCCGAAGATCTGAAGGTCGCGCAGCTGCGCGAGGCGCGCATGCTGGGCCGCTGGAACGAGCGCTCGATCGAAGCCGAGTCGTTGCTCAACCGCGAGCGCTATCGGCGTCTGGATGCCTTTCTGGCCCGGCGCGGCCAGGTGATCCGGGTCGCGCCCGACAGCCTCTGCGGCTTTCTGCACGGCAAGGCCGGCGTGATCGAGCGGGCCGACGGGCGCAAGGTCGGCTTCATCGGCTCGATGAACGAGACCCGCCACGGGTGGCAGCAGCACTACGAGATCCTCTGGGAGGACGATTCGCCCGAGGGCGTGGCCTGGATCGAGGCCGAGTTCGAGCACCTGTGGAACGCCGCAAAGCCCCTCCCCGAGGCAGTCTGCCGGGAGGTCCGCCGGCGCGGGCGACGCTTCGAGGTCGATCTCGGCGAGATCGCGACCGAGGAGACCCTCGCCCCGGCGGCGCTGATCGAGTCACCGCTGTATCGCGAGGGCATGTCGCTGCAGCCCTGGCAGCAGGGTTTCGTCACCGAGTGTCTGCGGCACTACAAGGATCACGGCCAGGTCCGACTGTTGTTGGCCGACGAGGTGGGTCTGGGCAAGACGCTGTCGCTCGGCACCGCTGCGCTGACCCTGTGCCTGCTCGCGGAGCAGACGCGCCGACGCCGCAAGCCGATCGTGATCTTCGCCCCCGCCACGCTCTGCGAGCAGTGGCAGACCGAGATGATCGACAAGCTCGGCATCCCCTGCGCCCGCTGGCACTCCACGCGCAAGGTCTGGCTCGACACCGAGGCGCGGGCGATCTCCCCGAGCGGCCCGGAGCACATCGCCCGCTGTCCGCTGCGCATCGGCATCGTCTCCACCGGGCTGATGGTGCAACCCTCGCGCGAGAAGGCGATCCTGGTCGGGATCGGCTACGCGGTGGTGATCCTGGACGAGGCCCATAAGGCGCGTTCCCGCCAGGGCTACGGTGCGGATGCCGGCGAGCCGAACGCGCTGCTGGCCTTCATGCACGCCATCGCCGACCGCACCGATCATCTGCTGCTCGGCACCGCGACCCCGATCCAGACCAAAGCCGAGGATCTGTGGGACCTGGTACGCGTGCTGCACCGGGGCAGCCAGGGCTTCGTGCTCGGTCATGCGCTGTCCGACTGGCACTGCCCGGAACGGGTGTTGCCGCTGCTCGGCGGCGCGCAGCGGGTCGAGGACATCGACTACGGCTGGCAGTTGCTGCGCTCGCCGCTGCCGACCCGGGATTCGACCAACGAGCCCAACGCCCGGCGCCTGTTCCACAATCTGCGCGAAGACCTCGGACTGCGCGCGAGCGATCACCTGGCCGGGGCGCTGACCGATCTCCCCCCGGAGTTGCGCGACGACCTGGAGACCGAGCTTGATCGGGTGATCGACGGGGCGAGCTTCTTCCAGCGCGAGAATCCGCTGGTCCGTCATGTGGTCCTGCGCAAGCGTACGACCCTCGAAGAGCGCGGGCTGCTGGACAAGATCGCCGTCAATGTTCATCCCGAGACCGGATTGGTGAAGGATCCCCATCTCTTCAACGCCCTGTTCCAGGACATCGCCCTGCGCACCACACCGGATTTTGATCGGGCCTACCAGGAGGCCCGTGAATTCGGCAGTGTGCTGGCCAAACGCGGCAAGGGCGGCGGGTTCATGAAGAATCTGATGCAGCAGCGGGTCTGCTCCAGCGTCGTGGCCGGGATCAACAC contains:
- a CDS encoding anti-phage-associated DUF3780 domain-containing protein — encoded protein: MSAQTKRGERAAYAHPTRGFGVPATSDPHHFVVEIPRGNTAPILIREHLGMGSESVREQVIDRVLLERPRWTAIRAEVQRAFNARLAEHNLAGGTWKVGETPVDRLLGKELCVLAWAVERLDPEKIRVAVRNWLALRPEERWWLFGMTSVATGGVLDAEKGWRVALRYALGDVAQNAQLKTRILLDQVGPQEQGTLSLFQD
- a CDS encoding anti-phage-associated DUF1156 domain-containing protein, coding for MMVESHTDTADGESRLEPFALRDAPALIEAVFPAQKISFEAQRERKAGAGQTLTALGSYWKGRKPLILVRAILLGSLLPQTDDPEQDLEIFEQLMAFDTAGLARREPKISVTELARRLTLADTRRYFAASYEGKAATQQDLACLQCPFEPDDYPGLTIRWRRDIDEADKLDLLAQALATYPTYEERAGLCKRPEELEQSALYAPIWLAVNAHLGRFGIEAHSHQELVEQLGILRFGHRPKVGDTFCGGGSIPFEAARLGCDVYASDLNPIACMLTWGALNIIGASPQKRAEIERAQREVATRVDRIVTKLGIEHDSAGNRAKAYLYCLETRCPETGWMVPMAPSWVISKTHNVIARLVPDHASKRFDIEILTGVSVDEMRTAELGTVHDGNLVYALDGKTYRTPIKTIRGDYRDADGSTANRLRRWEQHDFKPRPDDIFQERLYCIQWITRETLDAHRPTTFFAAVTAADLDRERRVEAIVAGHLARWQDEGLVPDMPIEPGDKTDEPIRTRGWMYWHQLFDPRTLLMGALLNQSGTRAIDKFNVSIFLDNSGRLVRWHTTPPHKAGGGRDLPANVFSNQALNTLFNFAVRSWWSANNVLRYDYPGDRRIESITTVVALDAREIVGDADLFLTDPPYADAVHYHEISEFFIAWLRKNPPPPFDQWTWDSRRDLAIKGSGDDFRRGMVDAYKAMTEHMPDNGMQCVMFTHQDTGVWSDMVSIFWAAGLQVVGAWYIATETTSELKKGGYVQGTVILMLRKRPAGERPGFKQLILPEVKREVDAQIKQMLHLNTETEARMGAPVFNDSDLQMAGYAAALKVLTGYTSLGGEDVTAFALRPRRKGETTVVDEIVEQAAETANGLLVPEGLERETWQAIGGIQRFYLRMLDMETTGASKLDNYQNFAKAFRVDDYAAVMASTKPNAARLKSVTEFKPRDLTDRTELGATPLAALVIAVQEFLADKDPEVVMANLRDAIPDYLHRRPLLVDMTAFIAAKARGPEIRRAAEAIASRMRHQRFL
- a CDS encoding UPF0175 family protein, with the protein product MMQLVIDYPDALPDALRVSRNEFEQEARMAMAVKLFELGRLTSGQAAQLAGVPRVAFILDLHRYGVSPIQITPDELAEDFANA
- a CDS encoding phospholipase D-like domain-containing anti-phage protein: MTIRRFSSRTTPLDQGFLADQLQGARSYHRIAGYFTSSLFEVAHEWLESVADVRIVCNVDLSPEDLKVAQLREARMLGRWNERSIEAESLLNRERYRRLDAFLARRGQVIRVAPDSLCGFLHGKAGVIERADGRKVGFIGSMNETRHGWQQHYEILWEDDSPEGVAWIEAEFEHLWNAAKPLPEAVCREVRRRGRRFEVDLGEIATEETLAPAALIESPLYREGMSLQPWQQGFVTECLRHYKDHGQVRLLLADEVGLGKTLSLGTAALTLCLLAEQTRRRRKPIVIFAPATLCEQWQTEMIDKLGIPCARWHSTRKVWLDTEARAISPSGPEHIARCPLRIGIVSTGLMVQPSREKAILVGIGYAVVILDEAHKARSRQGYGADAGEPNALLAFMHAIADRTDHLLLGTATPIQTKAEDLWDLVRVLHRGSQGFVLGHALSDWHCPERVLPLLGGAQRVEDIDYGWQLLRSPLPTRDSTNEPNARRLFHNLREDLGLRASDHLAGALTDLPPELRDDLETELDRVIDGASFFQRENPLVRHVVLRKRTTLEERGLLDKIAVNVHPETGLVKDPHLFNALFQDIALRTTPDFDRAYQEAREFGSVLAKRGKGGGFMKNLMQQRVCSSVVAGINTATKLLAGRTVTEQTEEGEEEVAVQTDTERAALQTLLVALEGMTDDPKLRAIRYYLNEESWLDLGCIIFSQYYDTARWVADALAAEHPVETIGLYAGADRSRLYREGQAVGIAREALKRMVADHDIRIMVATDAACEGLNLQTLGTLINVDLPWNPTRLEQRIGRIKRFGQARATVDMLNLVHQGTVDETVYARLSERMRNRYDLFGGLPDTIKDDWIDDLETLGEKMDRYIEERRQATGFDLRYNDSIKPADDAWRDCAAVLARRDFDNLMRRGWSA